In the genome of Pseudomonas bubulae, one region contains:
- the gcvH gene encoding glycine cleavage system protein GcvH — MSLIPAELRFAESHEWARLEADGTVTVGISDHAQEALGDVVFVELAEVGKVFAAGDTAGVVESVKAASDIYSPVSGEVIAVNEALADSPESLNSEPYTSWIFKLKPSNTAELEKLLDAAGYKAAIGE; from the coding sequence ATGAGCCTGATCCCTGCCGAGTTGCGCTTTGCTGAAAGTCACGAGTGGGCCCGTCTGGAAGCAGATGGCACGGTTACCGTAGGCATCAGCGATCACGCTCAGGAAGCCTTGGGGGATGTGGTGTTTGTTGAGCTGGCTGAAGTTGGCAAAGTATTCGCTGCTGGCGATACCGCGGGTGTTGTGGAGTCGGTAAAAGCCGCTTCCGACATCTACTCGCCGGTGTCGGGCGAAGTGATTGCCGTCAATGAAGCGCTGGCTGACAGCCCTGAGTCGCTGAACAGCGAGCCGTACACCAGCTGGATTTTCAAGCTCAAGCCAAGCAACACCGCCGAGCTGGAAAAACTGCTGGACGCTGCCGGCTACAAGGCTGCAATCGGCG
- the gcvT gene encoding glycine cleavage system aminomethyltransferase GcvT, giving the protein MGQRTPLYDLHLALGAKMVDFGGWDMPLHYGSQVEEHHEVRRDCGVFDVSHMTVIDITGLQAKQWLQYLLANDVERLNTPGRALYSAMLNEQGGVVDDMIVYLMPGGYRLIVNAATRDQDLAWMQAQLKGYDVQLQERPELALLAIQGPQARHKVAELVSQARAQLIQQLKPFEGQSCGDWFIARTGYTGEDGLEIVLPADQAPAFFNDLVGAGISPIGLGARDTLRLEAGMNLYGQDIHLSVSPLCANMAWTIAWEPASRKFVGREALEAEKAGGVQLKLVGLVLEERGVLRAHQVVRIANVGEGEITSGSFSPTLSKSIALARVPMATADRAEVEIRGKWYPVRVVKPTFVRLGKALI; this is encoded by the coding sequence ATGGGACAGCGTACGCCTCTGTATGACCTGCATCTCGCCCTAGGCGCGAAGATGGTCGATTTTGGCGGTTGGGATATGCCTTTGCATTACGGCTCGCAGGTTGAGGAGCACCATGAGGTGCGCCGCGACTGTGGGGTTTTTGATGTCTCGCATATGACCGTGATCGACATCACCGGGCTTCAGGCCAAGCAATGGTTGCAGTATTTGCTGGCCAACGATGTCGAACGACTGAACACCCCCGGTCGCGCCTTGTACAGCGCCATGCTCAACGAGCAGGGCGGCGTGGTCGACGACATGATCGTCTACCTGATGCCTGGCGGTTACCGGCTGATCGTCAACGCCGCCACCCGCGATCAGGATCTGGCCTGGATGCAGGCTCAGCTTAAGGGCTATGACGTGCAACTGCAGGAGCGTCCAGAGTTGGCCCTGCTGGCCATTCAGGGGCCACAGGCGCGACATAAGGTCGCCGAGCTGGTGAGCCAGGCCCGTGCCCAACTGATCCAGCAGCTCAAGCCCTTTGAAGGGCAGAGCTGTGGCGACTGGTTTATTGCCCGCACCGGCTACACCGGCGAAGACGGCCTTGAAATCGTGCTCCCGGCCGATCAGGCCCCGGCTTTTTTCAACGATCTGGTCGGCGCCGGTATTTCACCGATCGGCCTTGGCGCCCGCGACACCTTGCGCCTGGAAGCCGGCATGAACCTCTACGGGCAGGATATCCACCTGTCGGTGTCCCCCCTTTGCGCCAATATGGCCTGGACCATTGCCTGGGAGCCTGCTTCACGCAAGTTCGTGGGGCGCGAAGCGCTGGAGGCCGAAAAGGCCGGTGGCGTGCAGCTCAAACTGGTGGGTTTGGTGCTTGAAGAGCGGGGTGTTTTGCGCGCCCATCAGGTGGTTCGCATCGCCAATGTTGGCGAAGGAGAGATCACCAGTGGTAGTTTCTCTCCCACGCTAAGCAAATCGATCGCTCTGGCGCGAGTTCCGATGGCAACGGCTGACCGTGCCGAGGTTGAGATTCGTGGCAAGTGGTACCCGGTTCGCGTAGTCAAACCGACTTTTGTTCGTCTTGGCAAAGCCTTGATCTAA